One Vibrio penaeicida DNA segment encodes these proteins:
- the rodA gene encoding rod shape-determining protein RodA, translating to MRFDPSTGRNRSFFDKLHIDLPMLLGLLLLMCFGLVVMYSASGQSLAMMDRQAMRMGLSLVVMLLLAQIPPRTYETAAPLLFFVGILLLLGVLFFGEASKGAQRWLNLGFVRFQPSELLKLAVPLMVARYIGKRSLPPTFKTLIASLLMVFIPTILIAKQPDLGTSILIAASGIFVIFLAGISWKIITAAAVALGAFIPILWFFLMREYQKVRVRTLFDPESDPLGAGYHIIQSKIAIGSGGLSGKGWLQGTQSQLEFLPERHTDFIFAVVAEEWGMIGVVALLCIYLFIIGRGLFLASKAQTAFGRMMAGSVVLSFFVYVFVNIGMVSGILPVVGVPLPLISYGGTSMVTLMAGFGILMSIHTHRKMLSKAN from the coding sequence ATGCGGTTTGACCCTTCTACCGGAAGAAATCGTTCCTTTTTCGATAAACTCCATATCGACTTGCCCATGTTGCTTGGGTTATTGCTGCTTATGTGCTTTGGGCTGGTAGTTATGTACAGTGCCAGTGGACAAAGCCTCGCGATGATGGACAGACAAGCCATGAGAATGGGGTTGTCTCTTGTCGTGATGTTGCTGCTCGCACAGATCCCACCACGCACCTATGAAACCGCCGCACCATTGCTGTTTTTTGTTGGGATATTACTATTGTTAGGGGTTTTATTTTTCGGAGAAGCATCTAAAGGAGCCCAGCGATGGTTAAACCTTGGTTTTGTGCGTTTCCAGCCTTCTGAGTTATTGAAACTCGCCGTACCACTCATGGTGGCGAGGTACATTGGTAAGCGTTCACTCCCCCCTACATTTAAGACACTGATCGCCTCACTATTGATGGTTTTCATTCCAACAATACTCATTGCCAAGCAACCCGACTTAGGAACCTCTATCCTCATCGCTGCGTCAGGGATTTTTGTTATTTTCCTTGCAGGAATAAGCTGGAAGATCATCACGGCTGCGGCCGTTGCACTCGGTGCCTTCATCCCAATTCTTTGGTTCTTCTTGATGAGAGAGTATCAAAAGGTTCGCGTAAGAACCTTGTTTGACCCTGAATCTGATCCATTGGGCGCAGGCTATCACATCATTCAAAGTAAAATTGCCATTGGTTCTGGCGGTTTATCCGGAAAAGGCTGGTTGCAAGGAACTCAGTCGCAACTTGAATTCTTACCAGAGCGTCATACTGACTTCATCTTTGCCGTCGTTGCCGAAGAATGGGGCATGATTGGTGTGGTCGCGCTACTTTGCATCTACCTGTTTATAATTGGTCGTGGTCTGTTTTTAGCCAGTAAAGCGCAAACCGCTTTTGGTCGAATGATGGCGGGCAGTGTTGTTCTTAGTTTTTTTGTTTACGTTTTTGTAAACATAGGTATGGTGAGTGGCATTCTTCCCGTTGTAGGTGTACCACTGCCTTTGATTAGCTATGGAGGCACATCCATGGTAACGCTAATGGCCGGGTTTGGCATTCTGATGTCGATTCACACTCACCGTAAAATGCTCTCTAAGGCGAACTGA
- the ybeD gene encoding DUF493 family protein YbeD, which produces MLNINSDAKLKDLLEFPCQFTYKVMGYAKPELPELVLEVIQRHAPGDYSPTVKPSGKGTYNSVSITITATSIEQVESLYKELGDIDIVRMVL; this is translated from the coding sequence ATGTTGAATATCAACTCAGACGCTAAACTAAAAGACCTGCTTGAGTTCCCTTGTCAGTTTACTTACAAGGTAATGGGCTACGCAAAACCAGAACTGCCAGAGCTTGTGTTAGAAGTCATTCAACGTCACGCTCCTGGCGACTACAGCCCTACCGTTAAGCCAAGTGGAAAAGGGACATACAACTCCGTCTCTATTACCATCACAGCGACTTCTATCGAGCAAGTAGAATCACTCTACAAAGAGTTAGGCGATATCGACATCGTACGCATGGTACTTTAG
- a CDS encoding septal ring lytic transglycosylase RlpA family protein, with amino-acid sequence MAFRIYSLIVILILALTGCTSPDKGRYTIDDDVAPEVPLSVEHIEDAHPVYEPISLGGNKDYSLLGGSYKIVKEPEGFTQEGKASWYGKKFHGHLTSNGEIYDMYSMSAAHKTLPLPSYVKVLNKDNGKAAIVRINDRGPFHEGRIIDLSYAAAYKLGVVQTGTANVKIEYISVSRENTSLVAQKKLPRFVIQVAASKDEDKARTLAKSLGQSLSVRSYTEGSKKIHRIFLGPFNDQELTQKTLSQVHSQGYPTAFIKQVKQNP; translated from the coding sequence ATGGCTTTTAGAATTTACTCACTTATCGTAATTTTAATACTGGCTTTAACTGGCTGTACAAGCCCAGACAAAGGCAGGTACACCATAGATGACGATGTCGCCCCTGAAGTGCCTCTTTCTGTTGAACATATTGAAGATGCTCATCCGGTTTATGAACCCATCAGTTTAGGCGGCAACAAAGACTACAGCTTACTGGGTGGCTCATACAAGATTGTTAAAGAGCCAGAAGGATTTACTCAAGAAGGTAAAGCGTCTTGGTATGGTAAAAAGTTTCATGGTCACCTAACGTCTAACGGTGAAATATACGACATGTATTCTATGTCAGCAGCACATAAGACTTTACCTCTTCCAAGTTACGTCAAGGTACTGAACAAAGACAACGGAAAAGCGGCTATTGTCCGCATTAACGACCGAGGTCCATTTCATGAAGGGCGTATTATTGATTTAAGCTACGCAGCGGCATACAAGTTAGGCGTTGTTCAGACGGGGACTGCAAATGTAAAAATTGAGTACATATCTGTAAGCCGTGAAAATACATCGCTCGTTGCGCAGAAGAAATTGCCAAGGTTTGTTATTCAAGTTGCCGCATCAAAAGATGAAGACAAAGCCCGAACTTTAGCGAAATCTTTGGGTCAAAGCCTATCAGTACGCAGTTATACAGAAGGGTCAAAAAAGATACATCGTATTTTTTTAGGTCCATTTAATGACCAAGAATTAACGCAAAAAACGTTATCTCAAGTACACTCACAAGGCTACCCCACCGCGTTCATTAAACAAGTGAAACAGAATCCTTAG
- the dnaJ gene encoding molecular chaperone DnaJ — protein MSKRDFYEVLGVGRDASERDVKKAYKRLAMKFHPDRNQGDESAAEKFKEVKEAYEILLDPQKKAAYDQYGHAAFEQGGMGGGGGFGGGSADFGDIFGDVFGDIFGGGRRGGGGQSRAQRGADLRYNMELSLEEAVRGVEKEIEVPTLVECDVCDGSGAKKGSGAQTCGTCHGHGQVQMRQGFFAVQQTCPTCHGKGKIIKDPCNSCHGQGRKQKTKTLNVKIPAGVDTGDRIRLSGEGEAGEMGAPAGDLYVQVHVREHNIFERDGNNLYCEVPVSFAMAALGGEVEVPTLDGRVNLKVPEETQTGRMFRMRGKGVKGVRGGGVGDLIVKLVVETPVKLSSRQKELLRDFEETCGGDAANKHSPKSEGFFNGVKKFFDDLTS, from the coding sequence ATGTCAAAACGTGATTTTTACGAAGTATTAGGCGTTGGCCGTGATGCATCAGAACGCGATGTAAAAAAGGCGTATAAGCGCCTTGCTATGAAATTTCACCCAGACCGTAATCAGGGTGACGAATCGGCTGCGGAAAAGTTTAAAGAAGTAAAAGAAGCGTACGAAATTCTTTTAGACCCACAGAAGAAAGCGGCGTATGACCAATACGGTCACGCAGCCTTTGAACAAGGTGGAATGGGCGGCGGCGGTGGCTTCGGTGGAGGCAGCGCTGACTTTGGCGATATCTTTGGTGACGTTTTTGGCGACATCTTTGGTGGTGGTCGCCGTGGTGGCGGTGGTCAGTCACGTGCCCAACGCGGTGCAGACCTTCGCTACAACATGGAACTTTCTCTAGAAGAGGCTGTTCGCGGTGTTGAAAAAGAAATTGAAGTTCCTACTCTAGTTGAGTGTGATGTCTGTGATGGCAGTGGTGCTAAGAAAGGTTCTGGTGCTCAAACATGTGGAACATGTCATGGTCATGGCCAAGTTCAAATGCGCCAAGGCTTCTTTGCTGTTCAGCAAACATGTCCTACCTGTCACGGTAAAGGCAAAATCATTAAAGACCCATGTAATTCTTGTCATGGTCAGGGTCGTAAGCAGAAAACGAAAACACTGAATGTTAAGATCCCTGCTGGCGTGGATACGGGCGATCGTATTCGTCTTTCTGGCGAAGGTGAAGCTGGAGAAATGGGCGCACCTGCTGGTGATTTGTATGTACAAGTACATGTTCGTGAGCACAACATCTTTGAGCGTGATGGCAACAACCTTTACTGTGAGGTGCCAGTTAGCTTTGCAATGGCTGCACTGGGTGGTGAAGTTGAAGTTCCAACTCTTGACGGTCGTGTAAACCTGAAAGTGCCAGAAGAAACACAAACGGGTCGTATGTTCCGTATGCGCGGCAAAGGTGTGAAAGGTGTTCGCGGTGGCGGTGTTGGCGATTTAATCGTGAAATTGGTTGTTGAAACACCTGTTAAATTGAGTTCCCGTCAAAAAGAACTGCTGCGTGATTTCGAAGAAACGTGTGGCGGAGATGCGGCGAATAAGCATAGCCCTAAGTCAGAAGGCTTCTTTAATGGTGTTAAGAAGTTCTTTGATGACCTAACAAGCTAA
- a CDS encoding serine hydrolase, whose protein sequence is MKKSVKSIKSLFVTSAIVSATFASPAFSAPIVVPDAPEIAAKGFVLMDFHSGKVLAEKEANTRLSPASLTKMMTSYVIGQELERGNISLSDKVVISKNAWAKNFPDSSKMFIEVGTTVTVDDLNRGIIIQSGNDACVAMAEHVAGSEDAFVDLMNAWAKSIGMEDTNFANVHGLDNPDLFSTPYDMALLGQALIRDVPDEYRIYAEKQFTYNGITQYNRNGLLWDKSMNVDGIKTGHTSKAGYSLVSSATEGKMRLVAVVMGAKNANARKAESKKLLNYGFRFFETVSPHKSGETFVSEKIWMGDKDSVALGVAEDTYVTLPRGQAKNMTANFVLEKELQAPIRKGDVVGRLFYQVEGDDIAEYPLLALENVEEGSLFSRLIDYIVLLFKSWFS, encoded by the coding sequence ATGAAAAAATCTGTGAAATCTATTAAATCTTTGTTTGTCACTTCAGCAATCGTGTCAGCAACTTTCGCTTCTCCTGCATTCTCGGCTCCTATTGTAGTCCCAGATGCACCTGAAATCGCCGCTAAAGGTTTCGTGCTCATGGACTTCCATTCCGGTAAAGTTCTGGCAGAAAAAGAGGCGAACACACGTTTGTCCCCAGCAAGTCTTACCAAGATGATGACCAGCTATGTCATTGGTCAAGAGCTTGAACGCGGTAACATTTCGCTGTCTGATAAAGTGGTCATTAGTAAGAATGCGTGGGCGAAAAATTTCCCTGATTCTTCAAAAATGTTCATTGAGGTGGGCACTACGGTAACCGTTGATGATCTAAACCGCGGCATCATCATTCAGTCAGGTAACGACGCTTGTGTCGCCATGGCTGAACATGTTGCAGGATCTGAAGACGCGTTTGTAGACCTTATGAATGCGTGGGCTAAGTCGATTGGTATGGAAGATACCAACTTCGCCAATGTACATGGCTTGGATAATCCAGACCTTTTCTCAACGCCTTACGATATGGCACTGCTTGGTCAGGCTCTTATTCGTGATGTACCAGATGAATACCGCATCTACGCCGAAAAACAGTTTACTTACAATGGTATAACCCAATACAACCGTAACGGCTTGCTTTGGGATAAAAGCATGAACGTTGACGGCATCAAAACCGGGCACACTAGCAAAGCTGGCTACAGTTTGGTGAGCTCTGCAACTGAAGGCAAAATGCGCTTAGTCGCCGTTGTAATGGGAGCAAAAAATGCTAACGCTCGTAAGGCGGAAAGCAAGAAACTGCTCAACTACGGATTCCGCTTTTTTGAAACGGTTTCCCCACACAAATCAGGGGAAACTTTCGTTAGCGAAAAAATCTGGATGGGTGACAAAGACTCAGTTGCTCTAGGTGTTGCCGAAGATACCTACGTTACCCTTCCTCGTGGTCAGGCGAAAAACATGACTGCCAACTTCGTATTAGAAAAAGAACTTCAGGCCCCGATTCGCAAAGGCGACGTGGTTGGACGTTTGTTCTACCAAGTTGAAGGTGACGACATCGCTGAATACCCACTTCTAGCGCTAGAAAATGTAGAAGAAGGCAGCCTATTTAGCCGCTTAATTGATTACATTGTCTTGCTGTTCAAGAGCTGGTTTAGCTAA
- the dnaK gene encoding molecular chaperone DnaK, with product MGKIIGIDLGTTNSCVAVLDGDAPRVIENAEGERTTASVIAYTDGETLVGQPAKRQAVTNPENTLFAIKRLIGRRFEDDEVQRDIEIMPYKIVKADNGDAWVEAKGQKMAAPQVSAEVLKKMKKTAEDFLGEEVTGAVVTVPAYFNDAQRQATKDAGRIAGLDVKRIINEPTAAALAYGLDKQEGDRTIAVYDLGGGTFDISIIEIDNVDGEQTFEVLATNGDTHLGGEDFDNRLINYLVDEFKKEQGIDLKVDPLAMQRVKEAAEKAKIELSSAQQTDVNLPYVTADATGPKHMNVKVTRAKLEALVEDLVQRSLEPLKVALADSDLSVSEITDVILVGGQTRMPMVQSKVAEFFGKEARKDVNPDEAVAMGAAVQGGVLAGEVKDVLLLDVTPLSLGIETMGGVMTALVEKNTTVPTKANQVFSTAEDNQNAVTIHVLQGERKQAMHNKSLGQFNLEGIQPAPRGMPQIEVTFDLDADGILHVSAKDKSTGKEQKITIQASGGLSDDEIEKMVQEAEANKEADKKFEELASARNQADQMIHGTQKQVEEAGDALPAEDKEKIEAAITELEEAKKGEDKEAIDAKVQALMAASQKLMEIAQQKAQAEQAAGAEAGEQPKQDDDVVDAEFEEVKDEKK from the coding sequence ATGGGTAAAATCATTGGTATTGACTTAGGTACTACTAACTCTTGTGTTGCTGTGTTGGACGGCGATGCACCACGCGTAATCGAGAACGCTGAGGGTGAGCGCACAACTGCATCTGTTATTGCTTATACAGACGGTGAAACGCTGGTAGGTCAACCTGCGAAACGTCAAGCAGTTACAAACCCGGAAAACACGCTATTTGCAATCAAGCGTTTGATCGGTCGTCGTTTCGAAGATGATGAAGTTCAACGTGACATCGAAATCATGCCTTACAAAATTGTTAAGGCTGACAACGGCGATGCATGGGTAGAAGCGAAAGGTCAGAAAATGGCTGCTCCTCAGGTTTCTGCTGAAGTTCTAAAGAAAATGAAGAAAACGGCAGAAGACTTCCTAGGTGAAGAAGTAACAGGCGCTGTAGTGACTGTTCCTGCATACTTCAACGATGCTCAGCGTCAAGCAACTAAAGATGCAGGTCGTATCGCTGGTCTTGATGTTAAGCGTATTATCAACGAACCAACAGCTGCTGCTCTAGCCTACGGTCTAGACAAGCAAGAAGGCGATCGCACAATTGCGGTATACGACCTTGGTGGTGGTACGTTCGATATCTCTATCATCGAAATCGACAACGTTGATGGCGAGCAAACTTTCGAAGTACTAGCAACTAACGGTGACACGCACCTTGGTGGTGAAGATTTCGATAACCGTCTAATCAACTACTTGGTAGACGAGTTTAAGAAAGAGCAAGGCATCGACCTTAAAGTTGATCCTTTAGCAATGCAGCGTGTTAAAGAAGCAGCAGAAAAAGCGAAAATTGAACTGTCTTCTGCACAGCAAACTGACGTGAACCTACCTTACGTTACCGCTGATGCAACTGGTCCTAAGCACATGAACGTTAAAGTGACTCGTGCAAAACTAGAAGCGCTAGTTGAAGACCTTGTTCAACGTTCTCTTGAGCCACTAAAAGTTGCTCTAGCAGATTCTGATCTATCAGTAAGCGAAATTACAGACGTAATTCTTGTTGGTGGTCAAACGCGTATGCCTATGGTTCAGTCAAAAGTTGCTGAGTTCTTCGGTAAAGAAGCTCGTAAAGACGTGAACCCTGATGAAGCAGTAGCAATGGGTGCTGCAGTTCAAGGTGGTGTACTTGCTGGTGAAGTGAAAGACGTACTACTTCTAGACGTAACGCCTCTTTCTCTAGGTATCGAAACTATGGGCGGCGTAATGACAGCTCTAGTTGAGAAAAACACAACAGTACCGACGAAAGCAAACCAAGTATTCTCTACAGCTGAAGACAACCAAAACGCGGTAACTATCCACGTTCTTCAGGGTGAGCGTAAGCAAGCAATGCATAACAAATCTCTAGGTCAATTTAACCTAGAGGGTATTCAGCCTGCACCTCGTGGTATGCCTCAAATCGAAGTAACTTTCGACCTTGATGCGGATGGTATCTTGCACGTATCTGCGAAAGACAAGTCGACAGGTAAAGAGCAAAAGATCACAATCCAGGCATCTGGTGGTCTAAGCGACGACGAAATCGAGAAAATGGTACAAGAAGCAGAAGCAAACAAAGAAGCGGACAAGAAGTTCGAAGAATTGGCTTCTGCTCGTAACCAAGCTGACCAAATGATCCACGGTACTCAGAAGCAAGTTGAAGAAGCGGGTGACGCGCTTCCTGCTGAAGACAAAGAAAAGATCGAAGCAGCAATTACTGAGCTAGAAGAAGCGAAGAAAGGCGAAGATAAAGAAGCTATCGACGCGAAAGTTCAGGCGCTAATGGCGGCATCTCAAAAGCTAATGGAAATCGCACAGCAGAAAGCTCAAGCTGAACAAGCTGCGGGCGCAGAAGCTGGCGAACAACCTAAGCAAGACGACGATGTTGTTGATGCTGAGTTTGAAGAAGTGAAAGACGAGAAGAAATAA
- the lipB gene encoding lipoyl(octanoyl) transferase LipB — translation MLEVKDQLVVKKLGRQDYLPIWQAMHDFTDTRDEETGDQVWLVEHNPVFTQGQAGKTEHLIDTGDIPVVQSDRGGQVTYHGPGQVVAYFLLNLRRRSLGVRDLVTHIENLVINTLKQYDIESEAKPDAPGVYVSDKKICSLGLRIRKGCSFHGLALNVNMDLSPFLRINPCGYQGLEMVQISDFNSDTEVSSVETTLIEELVALLGYKQVEIITESKSS, via the coding sequence TTGCTTGAAGTCAAAGACCAGTTAGTCGTTAAAAAGCTAGGTCGACAAGATTACCTACCCATTTGGCAAGCCATGCATGACTTTACTGATACTCGTGATGAAGAAACGGGCGACCAAGTTTGGCTTGTAGAACACAACCCAGTTTTTACTCAAGGTCAAGCAGGCAAAACAGAGCATCTAATTGATACTGGCGATATCCCAGTAGTACAGAGCGATCGTGGTGGTCAAGTTACCTATCATGGTCCGGGTCAGGTTGTGGCTTATTTCCTATTAAACCTGCGCCGGCGCTCATTGGGAGTAAGAGACTTAGTCACTCATATCGAAAATCTGGTTATTAATACACTGAAGCAATATGATATAGAGTCCGAAGCAAAACCAGATGCTCCGGGCGTTTATGTGAGTGATAAAAAGATTTGTTCGCTGGGGCTACGCATTCGAAAAGGTTGTTCTTTTCATGGACTCGCCTTAAATGTAAATATGGATCTCTCGCCATTTCTGCGTATTAACCCATGTGGCTACCAAGGATTGGAAATGGTCCAAATCAGCGATTTTAACAGTGATACTGAAGTGAGCAGCGTTGAAACAACGCTGATTGAAGAGCTTGTTGCACTGCTGGGCTACAAGCAAGTCGAAATTATTACAGAAAGCAAATCATCATGA
- the mrdA gene encoding penicillin-binding protein 2 has translation MRRQRTQIRDYTAESALFSRRALVAFMGIVALMGVLLVNLYNIQVNQFQDYKTRSNDNRIKVVPIAPNRGLIYDRNGILLAENRPIFSLELTPEKIKDIDETIIQLRTFLDISEERVTRFHKERKRTRRFKSVPLLNQLTEEQVALFSVNQHRFPGVEVNATLKRYYPYGKVLTHVLGYVSRINDRDLQRLEREDKVANYQATRDIGKLGIERFYEDLLHGTAGYQEVEVNNRGRIIRTLKYVPPVPGQDIVLNLDIKLQQYLYGLLDGRRGSAILLDPTDNGVLAMLSSPSYDPNSFVHGISGKDYRALLEDKDRPLVNRATLGIYPPASTVKPFIAVAALQEKVITTKTTRNDPGYWRIPNSKTRPFRDWLRWGHGRVDILKSIEESVDTFYYQIAYDMGIDRISTWMMLFGFGDFTGIDIHEESKANMPTREWKMARHRQPWYQGDTIPVGIGQGYWTATPMQIAKATSVLVNKGEVIAPHLLRATIDKTQEPHVTTAAPIESYPPVEGVSKRYWNVALEGMRLANHGKKGTARRAFAKAKYVTGGKSGTAQVFGLKEDEEYNADELAEHLRDHALYTGFAPFDDPEVIVTVVLENAGGGSSNGAPVAREIFDHVLIDSKDGNK, from the coding sequence ATGAGACGTCAGCGCACCCAAATCCGAGATTACACCGCCGAGTCCGCCCTATTCTCGCGACGCGCCTTAGTCGCCTTTATGGGCATTGTGGCGCTTATGGGTGTGCTTCTCGTCAACTTATACAACATTCAAGTCAACCAGTTTCAAGACTACAAAACCCGCTCTAATGACAACCGTATAAAAGTGGTGCCTATCGCCCCTAACCGCGGATTGATCTACGATCGCAATGGTATTCTACTCGCTGAAAACCGCCCCATCTTTAGCCTTGAACTTACGCCTGAAAAAATCAAAGACATTGACGAAACCATTATTCAGTTGCGTACTTTTCTTGATATCTCTGAAGAGCGTGTTACTCGCTTCCACAAGGAACGTAAGCGTACTCGGCGATTTAAATCCGTACCACTTTTAAACCAGTTAACGGAAGAACAAGTCGCTCTATTTTCTGTGAATCAGCATCGCTTTCCTGGTGTAGAAGTGAACGCTACGCTAAAACGCTATTATCCATATGGAAAGGTACTGACTCATGTGTTGGGCTATGTATCTCGAATTAATGATCGTGATTTACAACGCTTAGAGCGCGAAGATAAAGTCGCCAATTATCAAGCAACCCGAGATATTGGTAAGCTTGGTATCGAACGTTTTTATGAAGACCTACTTCACGGTACGGCTGGTTACCAAGAAGTTGAAGTGAACAACCGTGGCCGTATTATTCGCACATTAAAATACGTACCACCGGTTCCCGGGCAAGATATCGTCCTCAACCTAGACATTAAATTACAACAGTATTTATATGGTTTGCTGGATGGTCGAAGAGGTTCGGCAATTTTGCTCGACCCAACCGATAACGGGGTTTTAGCGATGCTTTCTAGCCCAAGCTACGACCCGAACTCTTTCGTACATGGGATTTCCGGCAAAGACTATCGCGCCTTATTAGAAGACAAAGACCGACCTTTAGTTAACCGCGCAACCCTTGGAATTTATCCGCCAGCATCTACAGTGAAGCCATTTATCGCAGTGGCAGCACTTCAAGAAAAAGTCATTACGACAAAAACCACACGTAATGATCCAGGGTACTGGCGTATTCCTAACTCGAAAACTCGACCATTTCGAGACTGGTTACGTTGGGGACACGGTCGTGTCGATATACTGAAATCAATCGAGGAATCAGTGGATACCTTTTATTATCAAATTGCCTACGACATGGGGATTGATCGCATCTCCACTTGGATGATGTTGTTTGGATTTGGTGACTTTACGGGTATCGATATTCATGAAGAAAGTAAAGCCAACATGCCAACCCGAGAATGGAAAATGGCGCGTCATCGCCAACCTTGGTACCAAGGTGATACGATCCCTGTAGGCATCGGACAAGGCTACTGGACAGCGACCCCAATGCAAATAGCGAAAGCTACTTCCGTGTTGGTGAACAAAGGTGAAGTTATTGCTCCTCACCTGCTTAGAGCGACCATTGATAAAACTCAAGAACCTCATGTCACTACAGCCGCACCTATTGAATCTTACCCACCGGTTGAAGGCGTATCTAAACGCTATTGGAATGTTGCTTTAGAAGGAATGCGCCTAGCAAACCACGGTAAAAAAGGAACGGCCCGACGAGCTTTCGCGAAAGCAAAATACGTAACGGGTGGCAAATCGGGCACAGCGCAGGTGTTTGGGCTCAAAGAAGACGAAGAATACAACGCCGACGAACTGGCAGAGCACTTGAGAGACCACGCTCTGTACACAGGATTTGCTCCATTTGATGATCCAGAAGTGATAGTAACGGTTGTATTGGAAAACGCAGGGGGTGGCTCTTCAAACGGTGCACCTGTTGCACGAGAGATCTTCGACCACGTTTTAATTGACAGCAAAGATGGGAATAAATAA
- the rlmH gene encoding 23S rRNA (pseudouridine(1915)-N(3))-methyltransferase RlmH, which translates to MKIQLIAVGTKMPKWVEEGFKEYKRRFPHDMPLELIEIPAGKRGKNADIARILQKEGEAMLAAVPKGNRIVTLDIPGKRWDTEQLAGQLEAWKLDARDVSILIGGPEGLAPACKAAAEQSWSLSPLTLPHPLVRVVMAESLYRAWSITANHPYHRE; encoded by the coding sequence TTGAAGATTCAACTTATTGCCGTTGGCACGAAAATGCCAAAGTGGGTGGAAGAAGGGTTTAAAGAATATAAACGCAGGTTCCCCCACGACATGCCTTTGGAATTGATTGAAATCCCAGCAGGTAAGCGTGGAAAAAATGCTGATATTGCAAGAATTCTGCAAAAAGAAGGCGAAGCGATGTTGGCGGCAGTGCCAAAAGGCAATCGAATTGTTACTCTGGACATTCCGGGTAAGCGCTGGGATACAGAGCAACTTGCAGGACAATTGGAAGCTTGGAAACTAGATGCACGAGATGTATCGATTCTAATCGGTGGTCCTGAAGGTTTAGCGCCAGCTTGCAAAGCGGCTGCCGAACAAAGCTGGTCTTTGTCACCTCTTACGCTGCCTCATCCATTAGTTCGAGTTGTTATGGCAGAAAGCCTATACCGAGCTTGGAGCATTACCGCTAACCACCCCTATCATCGAGAATAA
- the lipA gene encoding lipoyl synthase, which translates to MSKPIQMEKGVKYRDADKMALIPVKNMPIEQKEVLRKPDWMKIKLPSDSKRIQEIKSAMRKNNLHSVCEEASCPNLAECFNHGTATFMILGAICTRRCPFCDVAHGRPITPDSNEPQHLAQTIKDMKLKYVVITSVDRDDLRDGGAQHFADCNREIRAMNPNIRIETLVPDFRGRMDTALELLKDNPPDVFNHNLETAPRLYRKVRPGANYKWSLDLLRKFKEQHPDVPTKSGVMMGLGETKEEIVEVLKDLRAHGVTMLTLGQYLAPSRHHLAVERYVPPSEFDELKEIALELGFTHAACGPFVRSSYHADLQAKGVEIK; encoded by the coding sequence ATGAGCAAACCTATCCAGATGGAAAAAGGCGTTAAATACCGCGACGCTGACAAAATGGCACTGATCCCAGTGAAGAACATGCCAATTGAACAGAAAGAAGTGTTACGCAAACCTGATTGGATGAAAATCAAGTTACCTTCTGATAGCAAACGTATCCAAGAAATCAAATCCGCCATGCGTAAGAATAATCTTCACTCTGTATGTGAAGAAGCCTCTTGCCCTAACTTAGCGGAATGCTTTAACCACGGTACGGCTACATTTATGATTTTAGGTGCTATCTGTACCCGTCGCTGTCCTTTCTGTGATGTTGCCCATGGTCGTCCAATCACACCGGACAGCAACGAGCCGCAGCATCTTGCTCAAACAATTAAAGACATGAAACTCAAGTATGTCGTTATTACTTCTGTTGACCGAGATGATTTACGCGACGGTGGGGCACAGCACTTTGCCGACTGTAACCGTGAAATTCGCGCCATGAACCCAAACATACGCATTGAAACATTGGTTCCTGATTTCCGTGGTCGTATGGATACCGCGTTAGAACTGTTAAAAGATAACCCGCCAGATGTGTTCAACCATAACCTAGAAACAGCACCTCGCCTCTACCGCAAGGTGAGACCAGGTGCGAACTACAAGTGGTCACTTGATTTGCTTCGCAAGTTTAAAGAACAACACCCGGATGTCCCAACCAAGTCTGGTGTGATGATGGGCTTAGGCGAAACAAAAGAAGAAATTGTAGAAGTTCTGAAAGATTTACGTGCTCACGGTGTGACAATGCTAACGCTTGGTCAGTACTTAGCACCAAGTCGTCACCACTTAGCGGTTGAACGCTATGTGCCACCTTCAGAGTTTGATGAGCTAAAAGAGATCGCGCTAGAGCTGGGGTTCACTCACGCTGCATGTGGTCCATTTGTGCGTTCCTCTTACCATGCCGATCTTCAAGCTAAAGGGGTTGAGATTAAGTAA